The stretch of DNA GATTACTGGAAACTCTCGATAGATCTCTTTTCCAAAAAGTCCTGCAATCTAAAGTCTGTGGTGCTCTTAATCTTCACTTTGCCACTCTGCACCACCAAATACTTGATTACTTTGTGTGTTATTCCTCAGTCTCCTCTTTCATTGGAAACGCTGCACAAGCTAACTATGCAGCAGCTAATTCTTTTCTGGATACTTTTTGTCACTTCCGACGCAATATTAGACTTGCCGGACAGTCAATCAATTGGGGACCTCTTAAAATAGGCCTACTAATGGACaaaaaacatttccaaaagttTTTGGAAACAAAAGGGCTAATGATCATGGATTTGTCAGACATTCACGAAGCACTGGAGAACTGCCTGTTAGATAACTATCCCCAGCAGGTGGTCTGCAAATTAAATTTCAGGAACCTAAAGAACCATATCCTCTCTCAAAATGTGTCTCTCAAGTTTGCCTGTCTGCTTTAGTGGAGGAGGGACTAAATAACAAGGTTGTTGAGGACTCTAGGATAAATGTTCAGTCATCGGTAGATGACTTTGTTAGACAGATCCTGAATGAAATTTGTTGTGGGAATACTGATGATCTTAGTGATTAAACTGCATTCACTGCATTAGGAATTGACTCGATGTTGGCCATGACTTTGCAAAATCGCTTGTTTCAAGAGATAGGTGTGAATATTCCTCTCGTTGCTTTGCTTGATCCATACAGTACACTGTCCTCATTGACTGAATTTCTAAAACAAAGCACTGATGAGGAATTTCTGTGAACCTGTAATGAAtacatttgttttccttttttttttcgagAATGCTTATTTTGTGTTCTAAACCTGTTATGAAAAATGCTATATTGCTTAATTGTAGAAAACCACAATATTGCATAATGTGTGACAAATTGAATTGCAAATTTTATGTCAAACAATAAACATccattttgaatatatttgattGAACCTATACTTTTCCGGCCCTAATAATACCAAGAAATCAGAGATCAAAGGTCAGGTATGTCCCATCTTTTTTCTAAAAAATGTGTAGATCAACTGAGGCTTTTAAGCAAACATGTGCAACAACAAACTCATGAAACATGGTAAACTAAACAATGTGTAATTTTGAATAGAAAATGTCTATTATTCCAAAAATTTTAATACTCTTAAcattcataaaaattaaaaatattaaacaacactggtgcaaaaaatgaaaatattcagtTCTGTTAATCCTTACTCAGGCAATTCTCTTTCCTCAAGGAAAACACAACAGCACATGCACTACATTATCAAAGGGAATGTGTAAtaaacagtgaaaaaaataaaaggcaaGAATCATTTTGTAGCAGTTTATATCAATTTGTATATGTAGTTATGTCTTTAATAGGCTTTTACACAATCAACAGTCTATAAGAAAACATTGCAAACCTCTCATAAATAAAGAGCAAAGTATGGTTACATATTTACATTGAATTAGTTTGTTATTTTACAAAATCTAAGAAAGCAACATACAGTATTTGTACTTTATAATTATAACAAAATTTTTAAGTGGATGGGCCTACATAAAACTGGGTGGGCAAATTGTAGCATATGAAAACTGCATATCAAATTGCCAACAGATAATACAGCAAAATGATTCAATACACAATACTACTAAATCAatgaataaatttatttttatttcaacatttactaatgcattctTAAAAGTTTTATCTTTTAACCGTACCTGAGCTAACTGGGCGGCTACATCCTGAAACCcataaaaagtttgaaaaaaaataattggccCAGATGTATCAAGTGTCATGTTGCATTCCTGTCAATTTAGATTtgcatctgtaattttattcgaaACATATAAAAGGTGTTACACATACAAACAGAATATACTAGGAAGAAATAGAAGTAAAAGGATTTTACAAAATTTACTAATCAGTTTAGTTAGGAGTGGGCACATTTGaatcataaaacacaattttGGCCTTCCAAGCACTGTTTTGATGGACATGTGACTCTTAACATGCCGTCATCAGATGGTGTATACATGTGAACCTCATAAGTCTGACTGTCAATCTTGAACATTGGGATAGTGCTTGCCATACAAATGTGGTTATCTTGAACATGATGGTTATTGCCGGTTATCATCCAAATAGCAGAGCAGGGCTGAGACTGACATGTTCCGTGGTTGTCTGGTTGAAAAATGTGATTGTCATAAATTTCCCGCTCTTTCAGCTCACCATCCTTTGCCTTTGATTGAATGTTGTTGGTGTAGCTGTTCTTCATGTCCTGCTGTTCTGGGCCTGACTTGTTCTTAGCTGGTGTGCCACTGCACATGTCAAAGAAGGTCAGAAAAACTGGGATAAAAGTTAAGCCATGAAAGAGACCAAAGAAGATCACCAAGAACATAATTTTAAAGAAAGTTCTAAAGATATAGTTCTTTGAAGCAGACAACACCACCACCCCAAGAATAGTAGACACAGCCCCCTGCAAAATAGGGTATCCTAAACTAAACAGGGCTTCCACGGCCTTTTCATTTGCACTGGGTTTCTTATTAGAGACAAAGGCGTAAGATATATGAGCAGAGAAGTCGACAGAAAAACCAATGCAGACGACAAGAATGATCATGGAGATGGTGTCTAAATTAACATCCCACAATGCCATAAACCCAGTGACCCCCACAATGACAGATGCAATGGAAAACGTGACCCAAAGGGAACACAGAGGGTTTGGGATGAGGAGAAGGGAGATAAGCAACATTACAGCCGTTGTGACCCCAATGTTCTGGATGGTGTTGCTGACTATCACCGCATACTGGTCATGGTAGATGAAGGCGGGGTGGTACACCAGTAAAGGAATAGGGCACTTTTGAGCTGTCTCTCTTAAGTTATTCAACATATTCATCTCATCCAGTGCAGTAGAGATATTTACCGTCTGTATGAAGAAGCGAGATGCGTAGATGGTGTTGTTGGTGAAATTGACATCCTGTTTAAAATCAGAATACAATCGCAGAAAGGTTTCCAAGTTATCTTTGAAGACGTCTTCAGTGCTCAGATTGAGTTTGCTGTGATAGCCATAGTACTTGTAGGATTTGATCCAGGAGGTGAATATATCCTTTTCAATGAAAGATAAGTTTTTGAAATCTTCAATGCAAGTTTCGAGATCTGACACGTACTTTTCATCCCAGTATGGAAATTCCCGTCGGATGACAACCATGATGTTTGGACCATATTCTGAGAAATACTCCTTCTCGTTGTCATAGTATTTCACCACGTAAgaatcatcagctgctaaattacGGAGATCGATTCCTTCTTGAATTTGAAAGCAGCCATAAATGCTGATAATCAAATAGATGCAATACAACACAATCACAAAGACCTTCGTCCACGATTTCATCAGAAATGGGCCgtagtattttttaaagaagtgatTCATCGGTTGTACCTCCTCTCTGCCAGTATGGGGATCGTAAGCGCCTCCAACGCAACATAATTCATACAATTTGGACTGACTCACTGGACACTCCTCTGGTACTTCCTTGCATGTCAACCAGTGCTTGTTACTGTTTTCTCGCCGTCCGTTAAGAACGAGGAACGCTCCGAAAAATGTGATGCTGTAGATGTAGCAGAAAAGGATGGAGGTGCTGGTGTACAAGCAGAAAGAGCCGACTGAGCGGAAGGGCGTCATGAGGCCGATGTAGAAAGCGAACACGTCTGTGAGCGTGGTGATGGTGATTGAAATGGCCGCCTCTTTGTATGTATTAGACAGGCGAGTCTCCACTCGATCGTGAACACTGGTCTGCTGCCAACAGGAAATGAGAATGAACATGTCGTCCACTCCGATCcctatttaaaacacatttttttaaaacactgtttaatCTGCTAATATACACAATATAACACTGCAGACAACTGGTTTAATAGTTACGTTTTACCTAATATCAGGAATGGAGAATTAGCAACTGTCATGACAAATGGGACACCAATGTGTAACATCATCCCAAAAGAGGACAGAACAGCGAGTCCAGCAGAGAACACCCCAAATGTAGCAACCCATGCTTTGTTTCTGACACAGTCAAACCTGGAAAAACAGTCAAAATAGAAGGCTTTAACATGAAAAATGAATGACGAATGAGAAGTAGGATGAGAAGATGCAGTACAGACTTGAAAAGGTGAACTAATCATTATGCATAATATATCTTTAGGTGTGTTCAAATTATTTCCAAACTTGTAACATGATTAAAGTCAAATGTGGGTTCTGAGAACAAGTAAAAACATCATGTGCAAGACAATGCACAATACTCTGGGAAACAGATCAAGTTAACATACCTCAAACAAGAGAGAATAGAGAAGGCAATGGCAATGACATATGTGATGGAGAAGAGAGGAATCACATCCTTTGTGTTTGC from Carassius carassius chromosome 35, fCarCar2.1, whole genome shotgun sequence encodes:
- the ptchd3a gene encoding patched domain-containing protein 3 isoform X1 — its product is MNGALCSVMNFHSLLTSSVLMEQNEQKPRHCVEKPISICFQKFGRFVGTYPWWFFISPLLISAVLGSGFYFLEDREANDIENQFTPVNGPAKLERQFVQQNFPQNYSVFSNQRLYTDGVYASFIAVSRSSNIFTDAAFQEIVTLHRKVKELNVSMGHEVLTFEGLCARRYKKCTPNKILDIYKYYGNNLETTELTFPFFRFGFSYIFLGYSVGGVNINSSVIKSAKAVRLFYFLKEDNRSRTDLWLNEFLKVFPSNLSLNFIKVTHSTSLSRQVEFEANTKDVIPLFSITYVIAIAFSILSCLRFDCVRNKAWVATFGVFSAGLAVLSSFGMMLHIGVPFVMTVANSPFLILGIGVDDMFILISCWQQTSVHDRVETRLSNTYKEAAISITITTLTDVFAFYIGLMTPFRSVGSFCLYTSTSILFCYIYSITFFGAFLVLNGRRENSNKHWLTCKEVPEECPVSQSKLYELCCVGGAYDPHTGREEVQPMNHFFKKYYGPFLMKSWTKVFVIVLYCIYLIISIYGCFQIQEGIDLRNLAADDSYVVKYYDNEKEYFSEYGPNIMVVIRREFPYWDEKYVSDLETCIEDFKNLSFIEKDIFTSWIKSYKYYGYHSKLNLSTEDVFKDNLETFLRLYSDFKQDVNFTNNTIYASRFFIQTVNISTALDEMNMLNNLRETAQKCPIPLLVYHPAFIYHDQYAVIVSNTIQNIGVTTAVMLLISLLLIPNPLCSLWVTFSIASVIVGVTGFMALWDVNLDTISMIILVVCIGFSVDFSAHISYAFVSNKKPSANEKAVEALFSLGYPILQGAVSTILGVVVLSASKNYIFRTFFKIMFLVIFFGLFHGLTFIPVFLTFFDMCSGTPAKNKSGPEQQDMKNSYTNNIQSKAKDGELKEREIYDNHIFQPDNHGTCQSQPCSAIWMITGNNHHVQDNHICMASTIPMFKIDSQTYEVHMYTPSDDGMLRVTCPSKQCLEGQNCVL
- the ptchd3a gene encoding patched domain-containing protein 3 isoform X2, with amino-acid sequence MPVNMAGCTTDCVEKPISICFQKFGRFVGTYPWWFFISPLLISAVLGSGFYFLEDREANDIENQFTPVNGPAKLERQFVQQNFPQNYSVFSNQRLYTDGVYASFIAVSRSSNIFTDAAFQEIVTLHRKVKELNVSMGHEVLTFEGLCARRYKKCTPNKILDIYKYYGNNLETTELTFPFFRFGFSYIFLGYSVGGVNINSSVIKSAKAVRLFYFLKEDNRSRTDLWLNEFLKVFPSNLSLNFIKVTHSTSLSRQVEFEANTKDVIPLFSITYVIAIAFSILSCLRFDCVRNKAWVATFGVFSAGLAVLSSFGMMLHIGVPFVMTVANSPFLILGIGVDDMFILISCWQQTSVHDRVETRLSNTYKEAAISITITTLTDVFAFYIGLMTPFRSVGSFCLYTSTSILFCYIYSITFFGAFLVLNGRRENSNKHWLTCKEVPEECPVSQSKLYELCCVGGAYDPHTGREEVQPMNHFFKKYYGPFLMKSWTKVFVIVLYCIYLIISIYGCFQIQEGIDLRNLAADDSYVVKYYDNEKEYFSEYGPNIMVVIRREFPYWDEKYVSDLETCIEDFKNLSFIEKDIFTSWIKSYKYYGYHSKLNLSTEDVFKDNLETFLRLYSDFKQDVNFTNNTIYASRFFIQTVNISTALDEMNMLNNLRETAQKCPIPLLVYHPAFIYHDQYAVIVSNTIQNIGVTTAVMLLISLLLIPNPLCSLWVTFSIASVIVGVTGFMALWDVNLDTISMIILVVCIGFSVDFSAHISYAFVSNKKPSANEKAVEALFSLGYPILQGAVSTILGVVVLSASKNYIFRTFFKIMFLVIFFGLFHGLTFIPVFLTFFDMCSGTPAKNKSGPEQQDMKNSYTNNIQSKAKDGELKEREIYDNHIFQPDNHGTCQSQPCSAIWMITGNNHHVQDNHICMASTIPMFKIDSQTYEVHMYTPSDDGMLRVTCPSKQCLEGQNCVL